Proteins encoded in a region of the Dorea longicatena genome:
- a CDS encoding glycoside hydrolase family 32 protein encodes MNALTRDLVKLVETAEQSQKTREELSVSDRKFREKLHLMPPVGWLNDPNGLCQFQGIYHAFFQYSPFNAEGGVKMWGHYTSKDMIKWEYQGTALYPDQPFDCHGVYSGSAFIEDGKMYLYYTGNVKLEDGEYDYIRTGREGNTVLVITEDGKTFGKKKELMRNSDYPDDLTCHVRDPKVWKENGTYYMVQGARTNKDVGQVLVFESEDKVNWKFRNRVESEKPFGYMWECPDYFKIGDKKLLSTSVQGLEGGIWEDRNVYQSGYFEIEGDILGEYKLSEYHLWDYGFDYYAPQSFETEDGRRIHISWMGMPDCEEYSNPTIQTGWQHCFTFPREIFEKDGKICQRPIRELEEKKHLVSDVKGMLVREGYPVYEMTISDITKNRFKVILSEKLILDYADGKFRMHFTDQDKTSVSSGRSMRYVEVEEVENLKILADTSSVEVFVNDGEYVFSTRYYPEVYKLQAEAVGAQITLSEIM; translated from the coding sequence ATGAACGCATTAACAAGAGATCTTGTAAAATTAGTAGAGACAGCAGAACAAAGCCAGAAAACCAGAGAAGAGTTATCCGTATCAGATAGAAAATTCCGTGAAAAACTACACCTGATGCCGCCGGTCGGCTGGCTGAATGATCCAAATGGACTCTGCCAGTTCCAGGGTATCTATCACGCGTTTTTCCAGTATTCGCCGTTTAATGCAGAAGGCGGTGTGAAGATGTGGGGTCACTATACCAGCAAGGATATGATTAAGTGGGAATATCAGGGTACCGCACTTTATCCAGATCAGCCATTTGACTGTCACGGAGTATATTCCGGATCCGCATTTATTGAAGATGGAAAAATGTATCTGTACTATACAGGAAATGTCAAATTAGAAGACGGGGAATATGATTACATCCGCACCGGACGTGAGGGCAATACCGTTCTGGTTATAACGGAAGACGGCAAGACGTTCGGAAAGAAAAAAGAACTGATGAGAAATTCAGATTATCCGGACGATCTGACCTGTCATGTAAGAGATCCAAAGGTATGGAAAGAAAATGGTACTTATTATATGGTACAGGGTGCAAGAACGAACAAAGATGTAGGTCAGGTACTTGTATTTGAATCTGAAGATAAAGTAAACTGGAAGTTCAGAAACCGGGTGGAATCCGAAAAGCCATTCGGGTATATGTGGGAATGCCCGGATTATTTCAAAATCGGAGATAAGAAACTTCTTTCCACGTCTGTTCAGGGACTGGAAGGTGGTATCTGGGAGGATCGTAATGTATATCAGTCCGGATACTTTGAGATAGAAGGAGATATTCTTGGAGAATACAAGTTGTCAGAGTATCATTTGTGGGATTATGGGTTTGATTATTATGCCCCGCAGAGTTTTGAGACGGAAGACGGAAGAAGGATCCACATCAGCTGGATGGGAATGCCGGACTGCGAAGAATACAGCAATCCGACCATTCAGACAGGATGGCAGCATTGCTTTACATTTCCAAGAGAAATCTTTGAAAAAGATGGCAAGATCTGTCAACGTCCGATAAGAGAACTAGAAGAGAAGAAACATCTGGTAAGTGATGTGAAAGGTATGCTGGTAAGAGAGGGATATCCGGTATATGAAATGACGATTTCGGATATTACAAAGAACCGCTTTAAAGTTATCCTTTCAGAGAAGCTGATCCTGGATTATGCTGACGGAAAATTCCGGATGCATTTTACAGATCAGGATAAAACTTCGGTATCTTCAGGAAGAAGCATGAGATATGTAGAAGTGGAAGAAGTGGAGAATCTGAAGATTCTGGCCGATACATCCTCTGTTGAAGTATTTGTAAATGATGGGGAATATGTATTTTCGACAAGATATTATCCGGAAGTGTATAAATTACAGGCAGAAGCTGTGGGAGCACAGATTACGTTGTCAGAAATTATGTAA
- a CDS encoding pyridoxamine kinase has translation MTKKVAVINDLSGLGRCSLTAAISVLSAMGIQACPLPTAILSSQTEYPSYYCYDFTDKMDYFRQEWKKLGTSFSGIYTGYVASVCQIEQIMHFLDTFQTADTFLLVDPVMGDDGVTYDMYTSGLLTAMKELVARADVITPNLTEFCLLTDIDYNSLQDPSLSIQQLISRLKDAGQTLTKDHEKKVLITGIHFTADDGVHKIGNLLLYGSSHFLSAYPCCNGSYSGTGDLFASCITGGLARDISLTEMMQTAGSFLEKSLIDSVEEHVPVNEGVNFEKYLYLLHT, from the coding sequence ATGACAAAAAAAGTTGCTGTAATCAATGATCTGTCCGGACTTGGACGCTGTTCCCTGACTGCTGCCATCTCCGTATTATCTGCGATGGGAATCCAGGCCTGTCCACTCCCTACCGCCATTTTAAGTTCACAAACAGAATACCCCAGCTACTACTGTTATGATTTTACCGATAAGATGGATTATTTCCGCCAGGAATGGAAGAAACTAGGCACTTCTTTTTCCGGAATCTATACCGGTTATGTTGCCAGTGTCTGCCAGATTGAACAGATCATGCACTTTCTGGATACTTTCCAAACAGCAGACACCTTTCTTCTGGTCGATCCTGTAATGGGAGACGATGGCGTTACCTATGATATGTATACTTCCGGGCTTCTGACTGCTATGAAAGAACTTGTCGCACGTGCAGATGTTATCACTCCTAACCTTACCGAATTCTGTCTGCTGACGGATATAGATTATAACAGCCTGCAGGATCCGTCTCTGTCTATACAGCAGCTCATTTCACGACTTAAGGATGCAGGGCAGACTTTGACAAAGGATCATGAAAAAAAGGTCCTCATCACTGGTATTCATTTTACTGCAGATGACGGAGTTCATAAGATTGGAAATCTCCTGCTATATGGCTCTTCACATTTTCTTTCGGCATATCCCTGTTGCAACGGAAGTTATTCCGGTACGGGTGATCTCTTTGCTTCCTGCATCACAGGCGGACTTGCCAGAGATATTTCCCTTACGGAAATGATGCAGACCGCAGGTTCTTTTCTTGAAAAATCATTAATTGATTCTGTAGAAGAACATGTTCCGGTAAACGAAGGCGTTAATTTTGAAAAATATTTGTATCTCTTGCATACATAG
- a CDS encoding sirohydrochlorin cobaltochelatase, translating to MKKKLVVVLLSAAMCVAALGGCGSKAGSSSDSSKKTAENSSKEDDQKAADEVAKKIDAIYVQERNDKTDEQCKEAKEAWDKLTDAQKELVEGENADPDYFGRDTGDASQDDPLNEDNIGEKELLVVSFGTSFNASRAADISGVEKALQAANPDWSVRRAFTAQIIINHVQARDGEKIDNMDQALERAVKNGVKKLVVQPTHLMHGAEYDELTETVNSYKDKFESVKIAEPLLGEVGADATAINEDKAAVAKAITAEAVKTAEYDSLDAAAEDSTAFVFMGHGTSHTAKISYSQMQAQMEQLGYKNVFIGTVEGEPEDTSCESVIAKVKDAGYKNVILRPLMVVAGDHANNDMAGDDDDSWKSQFEASKNFDSVKTQIAGLGEIDAIQQLYVAHTKAAMDAQ from the coding sequence ATGAAAAAGAAACTGGTAGTTGTATTATTATCAGCAGCTATGTGTGTAGCAGCACTTGGCGGATGTGGTTCCAAAGCAGGTAGCAGTTCAGACAGCAGCAAGAAGACTGCAGAGAATTCATCAAAAGAGGACGATCAGAAAGCTGCAGATGAAGTAGCAAAGAAGATTGATGCCATCTATGTGCAGGAAAGAAACGACAAGACAGATGAGCAGTGTAAAGAAGCGAAAGAAGCGTGGGACAAATTGACAGATGCACAGAAAGAACTTGTGGAAGGTGAAAATGCTGATCCGGATTATTTCGGAAGAGATACAGGGGATGCTTCCCAGGATGATCCGTTAAATGAAGATAACATCGGGGAGAAGGAACTCTTGGTAGTAAGTTTCGGAACATCTTTTAATGCAAGCCGTGCAGCCGATATCAGCGGAGTTGAAAAAGCACTTCAGGCAGCTAATCCGGACTGGTCCGTAAGAAGAGCATTTACAGCACAGATCATCATTAATCATGTACAGGCAAGAGATGGTGAGAAGATTGATAACATGGATCAGGCTTTAGAGCGTGCAGTAAAGAATGGTGTAAAGAAACTGGTTGTACAGCCTACACATCTGATGCACGGTGCAGAGTATGATGAGTTAACAGAAACAGTAAATAGTTACAAAGATAAATTCGAATCTGTTAAAATCGCAGAACCACTTCTCGGAGAAGTTGGAGCGGACGCAACAGCAATCAATGAAGACAAGGCTGCAGTAGCTAAGGCAATCACTGCAGAAGCAGTAAAGACAGCAGAATATGACAGCCTTGATGCAGCAGCAGAGGACAGCACAGCATTTGTATTCATGGGACATGGAACATCTCATACAGCAAAGATCAGCTATTCTCAGATGCAGGCACAGATGGAACAGCTTGGATATAAGAATGTATTCATCGGAACAGTAGAAGGTGAGCCGGAAGATACTTCCTGCGAATCCGTTATCGCAAAAGTAAAAGATGCCGGATATAAGAATGTAATCCTTCGTCCACTTATGGTTGTTGCCGGAGATCATGCTAATAATGATATGGCCGGAGATGATGATGATTCATGGAAGAGTCAGTTTGAGGCATCTAAGAACTTTGACAGTGTAAAGACACAGATTGCAGGTCTTGGAGAGATCGATGCAATTCAGCAGTTATATGTTGCTCATACAAAAGCAGCTATGGATGCACAGTAA
- a CDS encoding 6-phosphofructokinase — MKGNVIVGQSGGPTAAINASLAGVYRTAKDRGANKVYGMLHGIQGLLKEKYIDLSDHIKTELDAELLKRTPAAFLGSCRYKLPEIHENREVYDKIFEILDKLDIEVFIYIGGNDSMDTIKKLSDYAIIFGHAIRFIGCPKTIDNDLALTDHTPGYGSAAKYIGTSMKEIIRDSFCLEYEKGVVSIVEIMGRNAGWLTGAAALSKGEDCEGPDLIYLPELPFDLQLFGEKIKQLLQEKTSIVVAVSEGIRTEDGTYVCELGNSIDFVDAFGHKQLSGTASYLASYIAGEIGCKTRAIELSTLQRAASHAASRVDILEAYQVGGAAVKAADEGDTGKMVVLKRLSDDPYQCGTEVKDVHKIANDEKLVPRNWVNEEGTYVTNEFISYVRPLIQGDVSPVMVDGIPRHLYTPKELSHR, encoded by the coding sequence ATGAAAGGAAATGTAATTGTAGGACAATCTGGGGGACCAACTGCAGCGATCAATGCCAGTCTTGCCGGTGTATACCGGACAGCGAAAGACCGTGGAGCCAATAAAGTATATGGAATGCTTCACGGAATCCAGGGATTATTAAAAGAAAAATATATTGATCTGTCAGATCATATCAAGACCGAACTGGATGCGGAATTATTAAAAAGAACACCGGCCGCATTTTTGGGATCCTGCCGTTATAAGCTTCCGGAGATCCATGAGAACAGAGAAGTGTATGATAAGATATTTGAGATCCTGGACAAACTGGATATCGAAGTATTTATCTATATCGGTGGAAATGATTCTATGGATACAATCAAGAAATTATCGGATTATGCCATTATATTCGGTCATGCAATCCGTTTCATTGGATGTCCGAAGACGATTGATAATGACCTTGCACTTACCGATCATACTCCAGGATATGGAAGTGCGGCAAAATATATCGGAACATCTATGAAAGAGATTATCCGTGACAGCTTCTGCCTGGAATATGAAAAAGGCGTGGTATCTATCGTCGAAATAATGGGAAGAAATGCCGGATGGCTGACCGGAGCGGCTGCATTGTCAAAGGGAGAAGACTGCGAAGGACCAGATCTTATCTATCTGCCGGAACTTCCATTTGATCTTCAGTTATTTGGAGAAAAGATCAAACAATTATTACAGGAGAAAACATCTATTGTTGTTGCAGTATCAGAAGGAATCCGTACAGAAGATGGAACTTATGTATGTGAACTTGGCAACAGTATTGACTTTGTAGATGCATTTGGACATAAGCAGTTATCCGGAACAGCATCTTACCTTGCAAGTTATATTGCAGGGGAGATTGGATGTAAGACACGTGCGATTGAATTAAGTACATTACAAAGAGCCGCATCTCACGCAGCTTCAAGAGTTGATATACTGGAAGCATATCAGGTTGGAGGAGCAGCGGTAAAGGCAGCAGACGAAGGAGATACCGGAAAGATGGTAGTCTTAAAACGTCTGTCGGATGATCCATATCAGTGCGGAACAGAAGTAAAGGATGTACACAAGATTGCCAATGATGAGAAGCTTGTACCAAGAAACTGGGTAAACGAAGAAGGTACTTATGTAACAAATGAGTTTATTTCTTATGTGCGTCCATTGATTCAGGGGGATGTATCACCGGTTATGGTAGATGGAATCCCAAGACATCTGTATACACCAAAAGAATTAAGCCACAGATAA
- a CDS encoding Ig-like domain repeat protein, which translates to MGRKIKKVIMIAAFGMVTGGQIADLLPEGNVMQVEAGSRKQIIKVKNKVKDSKKEFDKDKDNAKDNEKDLVEEGEKEDRKDSEEDREKDDKKDDGKDPEKDDEKDDGKDSEKDDEKEDGKDPEKDDEKEDGKDSEKDDEKDDEKDDGKDLEKDDEKENGKDPEEEEIKMYHAEYEDPDGQNGYYISAPTGKITHLSKNGVTRYLFENGDGERQEGTLEKLNESCRLKQLNFADGRNELEVWMEDEEHHQIENSESRKEFWIDSVRPVIGLEVSGGADIWHKEAAEVVVEASDGSNGSQIAEIICKTGEKIVGKSSKGAEKFVITESSQNGESTPVTIIATDYAGNQTVVTDRVFVDRDAPKALIQGVEDYTITSKPVQVSYLAEEENVIQTVRANILKEDIDGKKEETEITEWKTKSRNESGDTKKESVQTLAEDGLYKLRMNVTDMAGNVSHAERQLIIDKENPVIAHVDELDGKYLKKFSWNYSIEESIKDFTNYTYVMKVDDAFYRPGEKIEKEGVHVLTIEAFDSAGNKGEAKARFTIDHTPPVIEFEGIEDGEKYEKEKTFYVRTENLEDQIEYIKINGKKQNRKKQKKGYEIQLNEAKNYEIEVKAKDFAGNEKVSQIGFEIYEEKSLWQKIVEPVRKYIFYGNEKVIQDEKMVKEDKKEGKKKNIILWERAVLFGALIVVGIWKREKVKEIWKNLS; encoded by the coding sequence ATGGGTAGGAAGATAAAAAAAGTAATAATGATAGCAGCGTTTGGTATGGTGACCGGAGGACAGATTGCTGATCTGTTACCGGAAGGAAATGTGATGCAGGTAGAAGCGGGAAGTCGAAAGCAGATTATAAAAGTAAAAAATAAAGTAAAAGACAGTAAGAAAGAATTTGACAAGGACAAAGATAACGCCAAAGATAATGAAAAGGATCTGGTAGAAGAGGGAGAAAAAGAGGACAGAAAAGATTCGGAGGAAGATAGAGAGAAAGACGATAAGAAAGATGACGGGAAAGATCCGGAGAAGGATGATGAAAAAGATGACGGGAAAGACTCAGAGAAGGATGACGAGAAAGAGGATGGAAAAGATCCGGAGAAGGATGACGAGAAAGAGGATGGGAAAGACTCGGAGAAAGATGACGAGAAAGATGACGAGAAAGATGACGGGAAAGACTTAGAGAAAGACGATGAAAAAGAGAATGGAAAAGATCCGGAGGAAGAAGAGATAAAAATGTATCATGCGGAATATGAGGATCCGGATGGTCAGAATGGCTATTATATCAGTGCTCCGACCGGAAAGATCACACATCTGAGTAAGAATGGCGTGACCAGATACCTTTTTGAGAATGGAGATGGGGAAAGGCAGGAAGGTACGCTGGAAAAATTAAATGAATCCTGCCGGTTGAAACAATTGAATTTTGCAGATGGAAGGAATGAACTGGAAGTATGGATGGAAGATGAAGAACATCATCAGATTGAAAATTCAGAAAGCAGAAAGGAATTCTGGATAGACAGTGTAAGACCGGTGATCGGTCTGGAAGTGTCCGGAGGAGCAGATATTTGGCACAAAGAGGCAGCAGAGGTAGTGGTAGAAGCTTCTGACGGGAGCAATGGAAGCCAGATCGCGGAAATTATCTGTAAAACAGGAGAAAAAATAGTTGGGAAAAGCAGTAAAGGAGCAGAAAAATTTGTCATTACAGAAAGTTCACAGAATGGGGAAAGTACCCCGGTAACAATTATTGCTACAGACTATGCGGGAAATCAGACGGTGGTAACGGATCGGGTTTTTGTTGACAGAGATGCACCGAAAGCATTGATACAAGGAGTGGAGGATTATACGATTACCAGTAAACCTGTACAAGTCAGCTATCTGGCAGAAGAAGAGAATGTAATTCAGACGGTGCGGGCAAATATTTTAAAAGAAGATATCGATGGGAAAAAGGAAGAAACAGAAATCACAGAATGGAAAACAAAAAGCAGGAATGAGTCTGGTGATACAAAAAAAGAAAGTGTGCAGACACTTGCAGAGGACGGGCTGTATAAACTCCGAATGAATGTAACAGATATGGCAGGGAATGTCAGTCATGCCGAGAGACAGCTGATTATAGATAAAGAAAATCCCGTTATTGCACATGTAGATGAGTTGGATGGAAAGTATTTAAAGAAGTTTAGCTGGAATTATTCTATCGAGGAATCGATTAAGGATTTTACGAATTATACATATGTAATGAAAGTGGACGATGCATTTTATCGGCCAGGAGAAAAAATTGAAAAAGAAGGGGTACATGTACTGACAATTGAAGCTTTTGATTCAGCAGGAAATAAAGGAGAAGCAAAAGCGAGGTTTACCATCGATCATACACCGCCGGTGATCGAGTTTGAGGGGATAGAAGATGGAGAAAAATATGAAAAAGAAAAAACATTTTATGTCAGAACAGAGAATCTGGAAGATCAGATTGAATACATTAAAATTAATGGGAAAAAACAAAACAGGAAAAAACAGAAGAAGGGATATGAAATTCAGCTAAATGAGGCAAAAAATTATGAAATAGAGGTAAAAGCAAAAGATTTTGCGGGAAATGAAAAAGTTTCACAGATAGGATTTGAAATATACGAGGAAAAGAGTTTGTGGCAGAAAATTGTGGAACCGGTCAGAAAATATATTTTTTATGGAAATGAAAAGGTAATACAGGATGAAAAAATGGTCAAGGAAGATAAAAAGGAAGGAAAAAAGAAGAACATAATTTTATGGGAGAGAGCTGTTTTATTTGGCGCATTGATTGTTGTAGGAATATGGAAACGGGAAAAAGTGAAAGAAATCTGGAAAAATCTTTCATAA
- a CDS encoding glycosyltransferase family 2 protein yields the protein MKYISFAIPCYNSQDYMAHAIESILPGGEDIEIIIVNDGSKDRTSEIAHEYMEKYPTIIKVVDKENGGHGDAVNSGLMHATGKYFKVVDSDDWVDEDALHKILDVLRHMEEDGMELDMLIANYVYEKVGATHKKVIHYRNVLPQDEIFRWDDMGHFRLDQYILMHSVIYRTDMLKLIQLHLPKHTFYVDNIYVYYPLPHVRKIYYMDVDFYRYFIGREDQSVNEKVMIKRLDQQIFVTKTMIDMYQLKDIGSKKLRQYMLNYLAIMMTVSSILCIRSKDKENLEKKKELWQYLKKKDMRSFIRIRYGILGQTMNIPGKSGRKISSLVYIVARRLIGFN from the coding sequence ATGAAATATATTTCTTTTGCCATTCCGTGTTATAATTCACAGGATTATATGGCCCATGCGATAGAAAGTATTCTTCCGGGTGGAGAAGATATTGAAATAATTATCGTAAATGACGGATCAAAGGACAGAACATCAGAGATTGCTCATGAATATATGGAAAAATACCCTACTATTATTAAAGTAGTAGACAAGGAAAATGGTGGACATGGAGATGCTGTAAACTCAGGGCTGATGCATGCAACCGGTAAATATTTTAAGGTTGTAGACAGTGATGACTGGGTGGACGAAGATGCACTTCATAAAATATTAGATGTTTTACGCCATATGGAAGAAGATGGAATGGAACTGGATATGTTGATCGCTAACTATGTGTATGAAAAAGTTGGTGCAACACATAAGAAGGTGATTCATTATCGTAACGTATTGCCACAGGATGAGATTTTCCGTTGGGATGATATGGGACATTTCCGTCTGGATCAGTATATTCTGATGCACTCGGTTATTTACCGTACAGACATGTTAAAACTGATCCAACTTCATCTGCCAAAGCATACATTCTATGTGGACAATATTTATGTATATTACCCACTCCCGCATGTACGCAAAATTTACTATATGGATGTAGACTTCTATAGATATTTTATTGGAAGAGAAGATCAGTCGGTTAATGAGAAAGTAATGATCAAAAGGCTGGATCAGCAGATTTTTGTCACAAAGACGATGATTGATATGTATCAGCTTAAAGATATTGGAAGTAAGAAATTAAGACAGTACATGCTTAATTATCTTGCAATCATGATGACAGTTTCTTCTATTCTTTGCATCCGTTCCAAGGATAAAGAAAATCTGGAAAAGAAAAAGGAATTATGGCAGTATCTGAAGAAAAAAGATATGCGAAGCTTTATCAGAATCCGTTACGGTATTCTCGGACAGACAATGAACATTCCGGGAAAATCAGGACGTAAGATATCGTCATTGGTTTATATTGTTGCGCGGAGATTGATTGGATTTAATTAA
- a CDS encoding SseB family protein: MNDHTHTDKTLQGNNKIESAIAALQQEPSQEMLAHTLTVIRRRMNEHGELIIAIDPSSAASGLQVQAIQTDDGRKWWAAFTSFDEELKGSGSVMSTFLTDMKQLFNSAITADNIQGIIINPWNRTIMLDKALLRIILGEISI; the protein is encoded by the coding sequence ATGAATGACCATACACATACCGATAAAACTTTACAAGGCAATAACAAGATTGAATCTGCCATTGCAGCTCTTCAACAGGAACCATCTCAGGAAATGCTTGCTCATACTCTAACTGTCATCCGCCGGCGTATGAATGAACACGGCGAACTGATTATCGCAATTGATCCTTCTTCCGCTGCTTCCGGCCTCCAGGTACAGGCAATCCAGACCGATGACGGCCGCAAATGGTGGGCGGCATTTACCAGCTTCGATGAAGAACTCAAAGGTTCCGGAAGCGTAATGTCTACATTTCTTACTGATATGAAACAGTTATTTAATTCTGCCATTACAGCTGATAACATTCAGGGTATCATCATCAATCCTTGGAACCGGACGATTATGTTGGATAAAGCACTGTTGAGAATTATTTTAGGAGAGATTTCTATTTAG
- a CDS encoding RNA polymerase sigma factor has translation MKPATQVLIERYQKHLYAIAFNICRNQQDAEDVVQDTFIQYHTYKKEFDTEEHIRAWLIRVAINKAKNITRSFWHRNKCNLEEYMETLTFETPESETLFDTVMKLPEKYRIVLHLFYYEDYTTQEISDILHLSVNNVKTRLSRGRALLKETLKEEWNDDE, from the coding sequence ATGAAACCAGCAACACAAGTTTTAATCGAACGATATCAAAAGCATCTGTATGCGATTGCATTTAATATATGCAGAAACCAACAAGATGCAGAAGATGTCGTTCAGGATACATTTATTCAGTATCACACATATAAAAAAGAGTTTGATACAGAAGAACATATCCGTGCCTGGCTGATCCGGGTTGCAATCAATAAAGCAAAGAATATCACCCGCTCATTCTGGCACAGAAATAAATGCAACTTAGAAGAATATATGGAAACATTAACCTTCGAAACACCAGAATCAGAAACTCTGTTTGACACAGTGATGAAACTTCCCGAAAAATACCGGATTGTCCTGCATCTCTTTTACTATGAGGATTATACAACACAAGAGATCAGTGATATCCTGCATCTTTCTGTCAACAATGTAAAGACCCGGCTTTCCCGCGGACGTGCTCTTCTCAAAGAAACCTTAAAGGAGGAATGGAACGATGACGAATAA
- a CDS encoding MATE family efflux transporter: MFSNKDLKNLIVPLFLEQLLMALGGIADVFVSGFVGEASVSGVSLVNSFNTMFINLFTTLASDGAVVISQYIGRKEEKIDYEEKYWSTAGIISGTGNCSRSNSK; the protein is encoded by the coding sequence ATGTTTTCGAATAAAGATTTGAAGAATCTGATTGTACCGCTGTTTTTAGAACAGTTATTGATGGCACTGGGCGGAATCGCAGATGTATTTGTGAGTGGTTTTGTAGGGGAGGCTTCGGTATCCGGAGTATCACTTGTAAACTCATTTAATACTATGTTCATCAATTTATTTACAACACTTGCTTCCGATGGTGCGGTAGTGATCAGCCAGTATATAGGAAGGAAAGAAGAGAAAATTGATTATGAAGAAAAATATTGGAGCACAGCTGGCATTATATCCGGCACCGGTAATTGTAGTAGGAGCAATAGTAAATGA
- a CDS encoding TetR family transcriptional regulator, producing MPARSEERTNARKEEIINACEMLYQTMNFKDITIKEIGNVTSFSRTSIYNYFETKEEIFLALLKREYDAWILDLHKIVEEHESMDDEQIASAIAKSLDQRHQLLKILSMNHYDLEENSRIEMLIEFKVSYGNSLRAVMGILAKFRPDMDIEKRQEFVYAFFPFMFGIYPYTVVTEKQKKAMKEAGVDYTYNSVYELTYTAVKKMLK from the coding sequence ATGCCGGCGAGATCAGAAGAAAGAACGAATGCGAGAAAAGAAGAGATCATCAATGCATGCGAAATGCTGTATCAGACGATGAATTTTAAAGATATTACGATAAAGGAAATCGGAAATGTCACCTCTTTTTCCAGAACATCGATATATAATTATTTTGAGACGAAAGAGGAAATCTTTCTTGCATTGTTAAAAAGAGAATACGATGCGTGGATTCTGGATCTACATAAGATTGTTGAAGAACATGAAAGCATGGACGATGAGCAGATTGCATCGGCGATTGCAAAATCTTTGGATCAGCGTCATCAACTTCTGAAGATACTTTCCATGAATCATTATGATCTGGAGGAAAACAGCCGTATTGAGATGTTGATAGAATTCAAAGTATCTTATGGAAATTCACTGAGAGCTGTAATGGGAATTCTTGCAAAATTCAGACCGGATATGGATATTGAAAAGAGACAGGAATTTGTCTATGCATTTTTTCCGTTTATGTTTGGAATTTATCCGTATACCGTGGTGACGGAGAAACAGAAGAAAGCGATGAAAGAAGCAGGAGTTGATTATACTTATAATTCGGTATATGAACTGACGTATACGGCAGTGAAAAAGATGTTGAAGTAA
- a CDS encoding flavodoxin — protein MMKTLVAYFSASGTTEGVAKKVAEAAGADLFEIKPEVPYTNADLNWMDKKARSTVEMNDPSSRPATTGTVENMEQYDNVIIGFPIWWYVAPTIINTFLESYDFAGKKIALFATSGGSGFGKTVSRLEGSVDKSAEFVSEKLLNRAGKAEIESWLKSWM, from the coding sequence ATCATGAAAACATTAGTAGCATATTTTAGTGCAAGCGGAACAACAGAAGGTGTAGCAAAGAAGGTGGCAGAGGCAGCAGGAGCAGATCTGTTCGAGATCAAACCAGAAGTACCATATACAAATGCAGACCTGAACTGGATGGATAAAAAAGCAAGAAGTACGGTTGAGATGAACGATCCGTCTTCCAGACCTGCTACTACAGGAACGGTAGAGAATATGGAGCAGTATGATAACGTAATTATCGGGTTTCCAATCTGGTGGTATGTTGCACCGACAATTATTAACACATTCCTGGAAAGCTATGACTTCGCTGGAAAGAAGATCGCACTTTTTGCCACATCAGGTGGAAGCGGATTTGGGAAAACAGTATCCAGACTGGAAGGTTCTGTGGATAAATCGGCAGAATTCGTGTCAGAGAAACTGTTAAACAGAGCAGGTAAAGCGGAGATTGAAAGCTGGCTGAAGAGCTGGATGTAA
- a CDS encoding 2'-5' RNA ligase family protein yields MTDNHVPPHLTIMSVEAREEKKLTEVMEQLERSLTKGQIQLVSVGVLLPYVLYAAPVLNLYLEDMIEQVHDMVKHIPEVRMSRYYQPMQWIPHITLGKKLSKEQMQEAFSVMQELFAPMEVTVAEIGLAKTNPHQDLIRVELND; encoded by the coding sequence ATGACAGATAATCATGTTCCACCACATCTGACAATTATGTCTGTAGAGGCAAGAGAGGAAAAAAAATTGACAGAGGTGATGGAACAGTTGGAGAGGTCCCTGACCAAAGGGCAGATCCAGCTGGTCTCGGTCGGAGTGTTATTGCCGTATGTATTGTATGCGGCACCGGTTCTGAATCTGTATCTGGAAGATATGATCGAACAGGTACATGATATGGTAAAGCACATTCCGGAGGTCAGAATGAGCCGGTATTATCAGCCTATGCAGTGGATTCCGCATATCACACTGGGAAAGAAGCTTTCAAAAGAACAGATGCAGGAAGCCTTTTCGGTGATGCAGGAACTGTTTGCGCCGATGGAAGTGACGGTGGCAGAGATCGGACTTGCGAAGACGAATCCGCATCAGGATCTGATAAGAGTAGAATTAAATGACTGA